The following are from one region of the Paracoccus sp. S3-43 genome:
- the glgA gene encoding glycogen synthase GlgA, whose protein sequence is MRVLSIASECAPLVKTGGLADVAGALPAALRAQGVDMRILLPGYPAVTAALQDGAEVAHFDDLFGAPARVTAGRAAGLDLLVIDAPHLFARPGNPYLGPDGRDWPDNPERFAALSWVGAHLGVHGAGGWHPQVLHGHDWQAGFVTEYLRQMGGGPATVLTIHNIAFIGRTDAGRMHSLRLDPGRFTVDGYEFWGGISALKAGLMGADALTTVSPTYAEELMTPEYGMGLDGVMRYRREALTGILNGIDTDAWNPATDPAIQPYDSLAGKAANKAALRSEMGLPDADGPLCVIVSRMTHQKGLDLVPEALPALLDHGGQLALLGSGDPGLEYAFRTLGEQNPHVAVRIGYDEALSHRLIAGADAILVPSRFEPCGLTQMYGLRYGTVPVVGLTGGLADTVINASPAALARGVATGIQFSPVTADALRGALARLCLLYKDAETWSRLVANAMAHPVGWDQSARAYAALYAGLATQR, encoded by the coding sequence ATGCGGGTTCTGTCGATCGCCTCGGAATGCGCGCCTCTGGTCAAGACCGGCGGGCTGGCCGATGTGGCGGGCGCGCTGCCCGCCGCCCTGCGCGCCCAGGGGGTGGACATGCGCATCCTGCTGCCGGGCTATCCGGCGGTGACGGCGGCCTTGCAGGACGGGGCCGAGGTGGCGCATTTCGACGACCTGTTCGGCGCGCCCGCCCGCGTGACGGCGGGGCGGGCGGCGGGGCTGGACCTGCTGGTGATCGACGCGCCGCATCTGTTCGCCCGGCCGGGCAACCCCTATCTTGGCCCGGATGGGCGCGACTGGCCCGACAATCCCGAACGCTTCGCGGCCCTGTCCTGGGTCGGCGCGCATCTGGGCGTCCACGGCGCGGGCGGCTGGCATCCGCAGGTGCTGCACGGCCATGACTGGCAGGCGGGTTTCGTCACCGAATACCTGCGCCAGATGGGCGGCGGCCCGGCCACGGTGCTGACCATCCACAACATCGCCTTCATCGGCAGGACCGATGCCGGGCGGATGCATTCGCTGCGGCTGGATCCGGGGCGCTTCACGGTCGACGGCTATGAATTCTGGGGTGGCATTTCGGCGTTGAAGGCGGGGCTGATGGGGGCCGACGCGCTGACCACCGTGTCGCCGACCTATGCCGAGGAACTGATGACCCCCGAATACGGCATGGGCCTGGACGGGGTGATGCGATACCGGCGCGAGGCGCTGACGGGGATCCTGAACGGCATCGACACCGACGCCTGGAACCCCGCCACGGATCCGGCGATCCAGCCCTATGACAGCCTGGCGGGCAAGGCCGCGAACAAGGCCGCCCTGCGGTCCGAGATGGGCCTGCCCGACGCCGACGGCCCGTTATGCGTGATCGTGTCGCGCATGACCCATCAGAAGGGCCTGGACCTGGTGCCCGAGGCCCTGCCCGCGCTGCTGGACCATGGCGGGCAGTTGGCGCTTCTGGGATCGGGCGATCCGGGGCTGGAATACGCCTTCCGCACCCTGGGCGAGCAGAACCCCCATGTCGCTGTCCGCATCGGCTATGACGAGGCGCTGTCGCACCGGCTGATCGCCGGGGCCGACGCGATCCTGGTGCCCTCGCGGTTCGAACCCTGCGGGCTGACGCAGATGTACGGGCTGCGCTATGGCACCGTGCCGGTGGTGGGCCTGACGGGGGGGCTGGCCGATACGGTCATCAACGCCTCGCCCGCCGCGCTGGCGCGGGGGGTGGCGACGGGGATCCAGTTTTCTCCGGTGACGGCGGATGCGCTGCGCGGCGCGCTGGCCCGGCTGTGCCTGCTTTACAAGGACGCCGAAACATGGTCCCGGCTGGTGGCGAACGCGATGGCGCATCCGGTTGGCTGGGATCAGTCGGCACGGGCCTATGCCGCGCTTTATGCAGGGCTTGCGACGCAACGATGA
- the glgC gene encoding glucose-1-phosphate adenylyltransferase: MAEKRLTRRAMAFVLAGGRGSRLRELTDRRVKPAVYFGGKTRIIDFALSNAMNSGIRKIAIATQYKAHSLIRHVQRGWNFFRAERNEFMDILPASQRYDESMWYRGTADAVAQNIDIVDSYDVDYIIILAGDHIYKMDYEIMLREHCESGADVTVGCLTVPRMEATAFGVMAVDDSGRITSFLEKPADPPGMPDDPDSALASMGIYVFNWPFLRDLLQKDAEDPNSSHDFGHDLIPAIVKNGKAMAHRFDVSCVRDPGAPAYWKDVGTVDAFWQANIDLTDFTPELNLWDRDWPIWTYSEATPPAKFIHDEKDRRGIAVSSMVSGGCIVSGTEIRNSLLFTQVHTNSYAQLDHVVALPYVTVQRRARLTRAVIDRGVVIPEGLVVGEDPAEDGRWFRVSEGGITLITQDMLDRRAAAL; the protein is encoded by the coding sequence ATGGCCGAGAAACGATTGACCCGGCGCGCGATGGCCTTCGTGCTGGCCGGGGGGCGGGGCAGCCGGTTGCGGGAACTGACCGACCGCCGCGTGAAGCCCGCCGTCTATTTCGGCGGCAAGACCCGCATCATCGACTTCGCGCTGTCGAACGCGATGAATTCCGGCATCCGCAAGATCGCCATCGCCACGCAATACAAGGCCCACAGCCTGATCCGGCACGTGCAGCGCGGCTGGAACTTCTTCCGGGCCGAGCGCAACGAATTCATGGACATCCTGCCCGCCAGCCAGCGTTACGACGAATCCATGTGGTATCGCGGCACCGCCGACGCGGTGGCCCAGAACATCGACATCGTGGACAGCTATGATGTCGATTACATCATCATCCTGGCGGGCGATCATATCTACAAGATGGATTACGAGATCATGCTGCGCGAGCATTGCGAAAGCGGCGCGGACGTGACCGTCGGCTGCCTGACCGTGCCCCGGATGGAGGCCACGGCCTTCGGCGTGATGGCCGTCGATGACAGCGGGCGCATCACCTCGTTCCTGGAAAAGCCCGCCGATCCGCCGGGGATGCCGGACGATCCCGACAGCGCCCTGGCGTCGATGGGGATCTATGTCTTCAACTGGCCGTTCCTGCGCGACCTGCTGCAAAAGGATGCCGAGGATCCGAATTCCAGCCATGATTTCGGCCATGACCTGATCCCCGCCATCGTGAAGAACGGCAAGGCCATGGCGCACCGCTTCGACGTGTCCTGCGTCCGCGATCCCGGCGCGCCCGCATACTGGAAGGACGTGGGCACGGTCGATGCCTTCTGGCAGGCCAATATCGACCTGACGGATTTCACGCCCGAACTGAACCTGTGGGACCGCGACTGGCCGATCTGGACCTATTCCGAGGCGACGCCGCCCGCCAAGTTCATCCATGACGAAAAGGACCGGCGCGGCATCGCGGTGTCGTCGATGGTGTCGGGGGGCTGCATCGTCTCGGGGACGGAAATCCGCAATTCCCTGCTGTTCACGCAGGTCCATACCAACAGCTATGCGCAGCTGGATCACGTCGTGGCGCTGCCCTATGTCACCGTGCAGCGCCGGGCCCGGCTGACCCGCGCGGTGATCGACCGGGGCGTCGTCATCCCCGAGGGCTTGGTCGTGGGCGAGGATCCGGCCGAGGATGGCCGCTGGTTCCGGGTCAGCGAGGGCGGCATCACCCTGATCACCCAGGACATGCTGGACCGGCGGGCGGCAGCCCTGTGA